In bacterium 336/3, the following proteins share a genomic window:
- a CDS encoding phenylalanyl-tRNA synthetase subunit alpha — MAKHEHYEILNLLGYGLSKFDDNFIKEFGFKTKTSFYEYCVSIGIAETVGTIKNRMDLFDPFFDNDRKGWWQKGDAYIHRKLLIDSLFGNEDVKGFANIVKLYLQDNYGIKDLFVKVKPITKTRFRSMQETGLEAELYFMHNFNQIEQFKGGIIEDARMYGDGYDFQLDVINRTFLVDIKGIRAKKGKFRMTEKEFIKAQEFQNDYVVTVVLNLNDAPTFVTVENPAQNLKFRKEDRPAKNIIEYQLIDDIC; from the coding sequence ATGGCAAAGCACGAACATTACGAAATTCTTAATCTTTTAGGATATGGTCTTTCTAAATTTGATGATAATTTTATTAAAGAATTTGGGTTTAAAACTAAAACTTCATTTTATGAATATTGTGTAAGTATTGGCATTGCTGAAACCGTTGGCACTATAAAAAATCGAATGGACTTGTTCGACCCTTTTTTTGATAATGATAGAAAAGGATGGTGGCAAAAAGGAGATGCTTATATTCATAGAAAATTACTAATTGATAGCTTATTTGGCAATGAAGATGTAAAAGGTTTTGCAAATATTGTAAAACTATACTTGCAAGATAATTATGGAATCAAAGATTTATTTGTGAAAGTAAAACCTATTACTAAAACAAGGTTTAGGAGTATGCAAGAAACAGGTTTAGAAGCAGAACTTTACTTTATGCATAATTTCAATCAGATTGAGCAGTTTAAAGGTGGAATTATTGAAGATGCAAGAATGTATGGAGATGGATACGATTTCCAATTAGATGTTATAAATCGTACTTTTTTAGTGGATATAAAAGGCATTAGAGCAAAAAAAGGGAAATTCAGAATGACTGAAAAAGAGTTTATAAAAGCTCAAGAGTTCCAAAATGATTATGTTGTAACAGTAGTTTTAAATCTTAATGATGCTCCTACTTTTGTAACAGTAGAGAATCCTGCCCAAAACTTAAAATTTAGAAAAGAAGATAGACCTGCAAAAAACATCATTGAATATCAACTAATAGATGATATATGTTAA
- a CDS encoding phosphoadenosine phosphosulfate reductase yields the protein MDQDFLNNLIAQKGLEESLLSLSKNISERIVFSTSFSVEDQIITHAILSQNIKNIDIFTLDTGRFFAETYQVWDRTVKKYNYNIKPYYPNNQSIEQYVQTKGINAFYESVDLRKECCFIRKVEPLKRALQGAKLWITGIRAEHSTNRSQTDFIEWDEANQLHKYNPLLHWSTQEVESYVKKYNIPYNVLQDKGFVSIGCQPCTRAIQEGEDLRAGRWWWEDNSKKECGLHR from the coding sequence ATGGATCAAGATTTTCTAAATAATCTCATTGCCCAAAAAGGCTTAGAAGAAAGTTTACTATCCCTTTCTAAAAATATTTCAGAAAGAATAGTTTTTTCTACCAGTTTTAGTGTTGAAGACCAAATCATTACACATGCTATTCTCAGTCAGAATATCAAAAACATTGATATTTTCACTTTGGATACAGGACGTTTTTTTGCAGAAACGTATCAAGTTTGGGATAGAACTGTCAAAAAGTACAATTATAACATAAAGCCCTATTATCCAAATAATCAAAGTATTGAGCAATATGTTCAAACCAAAGGCATCAATGCATTTTATGAATCAGTAGATTTGCGTAAAGAATGTTGTTTTATCCGAAAAGTAGAACCTCTGAAAAGAGCATTACAGGGGGCAAAACTCTGGATTACAGGTATTAGGGCAGAGCATTCTACCAATAGAAGCCAAACTGATTTTATTGAATGGGATGAAGCAAATCAATTGCATAAATACAACCCTTTGTTGCATTGGAGTACACAAGAAGTAGAATCTTATGTTAAAAAGTACAATATTCCATACAATGTATTGCAAGACAAAGGCTTTGTAAGCATTGGTTGTCAGCCGTGTACAAGGGCTATTCAAGAGGGCGAAGATTTACGAGCTGGTCGTTGGTGGTGGGAAGATAACTCTAAAAAAGAATGTGGATTACATAGATAG
- a CDS encoding MFS transporter, translating to MPFLIKKSNSIYTTQFWLLCLSNFLFSASFQMIIPELPDYLAGMGGKEYIGYIIFLFTLAAGASRPFSGKLSDTIGRMPVMIFGSLVCFICGGLYPFLGSIGFFLFLRFLHGFSTGTKPTATAAYVADIIPENRRGEAQGVLGIFTATGMSIGPSIGSLITDWFDIYVLFYSSSIVALLSILILLNMKETLPKEQRKPFSFKLFKIKWVDVFEPRVMKVFWMMLLVSFSSGVLLTLVPDQTKMMGIKNKGLFFTIYTIASVLVRLFFSKVSDKKGRMPVMKVSVIMLVLSMLTIAVSNDIWGFTIAAILFGFSWGFNTPTLTAWTVDLSDPNYRGRAIATMYIALEVGIGLGAYCAGEIYQGVKERIHLSYWLAAFLAFIGLVLLFVFDRKKD from the coding sequence ATGCCTTTTCTAATAAAAAAATCTAACTCTATCTATACCACCCAATTTTGGCTTCTTTGTTTAAGTAACTTTCTTTTTTCAGCAAGCTTTCAAATGATTATCCCTGAATTACCAGATTATCTGGCTGGGATGGGTGGAAAAGAATATATTGGATATATTATTTTCCTTTTTACACTGGCAGCAGGGGCTTCACGTCCATTTTCTGGTAAGCTCTCTGATACAATTGGCAGAATGCCTGTGATGATTTTTGGTTCGCTGGTATGCTTTATATGTGGTGGACTATATCCTTTTTTGGGGTCTATTGGTTTTTTCTTGTTTTTACGATTTTTACATGGATTTTCAACAGGTACAAAACCCACAGCCACAGCAGCTTATGTGGCTGATATTATCCCCGAAAATAGGAGAGGAGAAGCTCAAGGCGTTTTAGGGATTTTCACAGCTACAGGAATGTCTATTGGTCCAAGTATTGGAAGTTTAATTACAGACTGGTTTGATATTTATGTACTATTTTACTCTTCTTCCATAGTGGCTTTGCTTTCTATTCTGATACTTCTGAATATGAAAGAAACACTTCCCAAAGAACAGAGGAAGCCTTTTAGTTTCAAACTATTTAAAATTAAGTGGGTAGATGTATTTGAGCCACGAGTAATGAAAGTATTTTGGATGATGTTACTCGTTTCTTTTTCATCTGGGGTATTATTGACGCTAGTACCAGATCAAACTAAAATGATGGGTATCAAGAATAAAGGCCTGTTTTTTACAATTTATACCATTGCATCTGTGTTAGTAAGGCTATTTTTCTCAAAAGTTTCAGATAAAAAAGGTAGAATGCCCGTGATGAAAGTATCTGTAATTATGCTTGTACTTTCTATGTTAACCATAGCTGTTTCCAATGATATTTGGGGTTTTACCATTGCAGCTATTTTATTTGGTTTTTCGTGGGGATTCAATACGCCTACACTGACAGCTTGGACAGTGGACTTATCAGACCCAAACTATAGAGGACGAGCCATTGCAACCATGTATATAGCACTCGAAGTTGGAATTGGTTTAGGAGCTTATTGTGCTGGTGAAATCTATCAAGGAGTTAAAGAGAGAATACATCTAAGCTATTGGCTTGCTGCTTTTTTAGCTTTTATTGGGTTGGTATTATTATTTGTGTTTGATAGAAAAAAAGACTAA
- a CDS encoding dodecin, with amino-acid sequence MGIVKVIEVIATSPKSFEDAVKNAVEEVSKTIRNVDSVYIKDQKAHVKDGKITSYGVICNVSFRLDNSKDD; translated from the coding sequence ATGGGAATTGTAAAAGTAATAGAAGTCATTGCCACATCTCCAAAAAGTTTTGAAGATGCTGTAAAAAATGCAGTGGAAGAAGTTTCTAAAACTATCAGAAATGTGGATTCTGTTTACATTAAAGATCAAAAAGCTCATGTAAAAGATGGTAAAATAACTTCTTATGGGGTTATTTGCAATGTTTCTTTCAGATTGGATAATTCTAAAGACGATTAA
- a CDS encoding sulfate adenylyltransferase, translating to MNNYLEQLEDEAIYILRETAAQFERPALLFSGGKDSIVLIHLALKAFRPAKFPFPLVHIDTGHNFPEALAFRDKLVSEIDEKLIVGYVEDSMKKYSLKETQGRFPSRNALQTYTLLDVIQANEFDACIAGARRDEEKARAKERIFSVRDDFGQWEPKLQRPELWNILNGKIHKGHNVRVFPISNWTELDVWNYIKKHKIELPNLYFSHERDCIVHQDKLVAISDFIQPLPTDIVVKEKVRYRTVGDMTCTAAVPSTALTIDEIIAEIIETSISERGQTRLDDQLSEAAMEDRKKQGYF from the coding sequence ATGAATAATTATTTAGAACAATTAGAAGACGAAGCTATTTATATTTTGAGGGAAACTGCTGCTCAATTTGAACGCCCAGCTTTGCTTTTTTCAGGAGGAAAAGACTCTATTGTACTCATTCATTTGGCACTCAAGGCTTTTCGCCCTGCTAAATTCCCTTTTCCATTGGTTCATATTGATACTGGTCATAATTTCCCTGAAGCCCTTGCATTCAGAGATAAATTAGTTTCAGAAATTGATGAAAAACTCATAGTGGGTTATGTAGAGGACAGTATGAAAAAATACAGCTTAAAAGAAACTCAAGGTAGATTTCCTTCAAGAAATGCTTTACAAACCTATACTCTTTTAGACGTGATACAAGCCAACGAATTTGATGCTTGTATTGCTGGAGCAAGACGTGACGAGGAAAAAGCAAGAGCCAAAGAACGTATTTTTTCTGTTCGTGATGATTTTGGACAGTGGGAGCCTAAACTTCAACGCCCTGAACTCTGGAATATTTTGAATGGTAAAATTCATAAAGGACATAATGTGAGAGTTTTTCCTATCAGTAACTGGACAGAACTTGATGTTTGGAATTATATTAAAAAGCATAAAATAGAACTTCCCAACCTTTATTTCTCTCATGAAAGAGATTGTATTGTTCACCAAGATAAATTAGTTGCCATTTCAGATTTCATTCAACCTCTTCCTACTGATATAGTAGTGAAAGAAAAAGTTCGTTATAGAACTGTAGGTGACATGACTTGTACGGCTGCCGTACCCTCTACGGCTTTGACAATAGACGAAATTATAGCAGAAATTATAGAAACCAGCATCAGCGAAAGAGGTCAAACACGTCTTGATGATCAACTTTCTGAAGCTGCTATGGAAGACCGTAAAAAACAAGGATATTTCTAA
- a CDS encoding redoxin encodes MKKLFASMSVLAMALLLFVNATNKGGYKPGDKVKDFNLKNIDGNMVSLKSMKDVKGAIVVFTCNHCPFSKMYEDRIIALDAQFKSKGYPVVAINPNDVKAEPDDSFENMIVRAKEKGFTFPYLVDETQEVATTFGATNTPHTFVLEKDKKGNFVVRYIGSIDDSPKDASKTTVKYVEDAVNSLLGGKKVEKNQAKAIGCTIKWKKA; translated from the coding sequence ATGAAAAAGCTATTTGCATCCATGAGTGTTTTGGCAATGGCATTACTTTTATTTGTAAATGCTACAAATAAAGGTGGTTACAAACCTGGTGACAAAGTCAAAGACTTTAATTTAAAGAATATTGATGGCAACATGGTTTCTTTAAAAAGTATGAAAGATGTAAAAGGTGCTATTGTGGTTTTTACTTGTAATCATTGCCCTTTCTCAAAAATGTATGAAGACAGAATCATTGCTTTAGACGCTCAATTCAAATCAAAAGGTTATCCAGTTGTAGCAATTAACCCCAATGATGTAAAAGCTGAACCAGACGATTCTTTTGAAAATATGATTGTAAGAGCCAAAGAAAAAGGTTTTACTTTCCCTTATTTGGTAGATGAAACACAAGAAGTTGCTACTACTTTTGGAGCAACCAATACTCCTCATACATTTGTTTTAGAGAAAGATAAAAAAGGAAACTTTGTAGTTCGTTACATTGGTTCTATTGATGATAGCCCTAAAGATGCCAGCAAAACAACTGTAAAATATGTGGAAGATGCTGTAAACAGCCTTTTAGGTGGCAAGAAAGTAGAAAAAAATCAGGCAAAAGCCATTGGTTGTACCATTAAATGGAAAAAAGCTTAA
- a CDS encoding poly-beta-hydroxybutyrate polymerase yields the protein MLPEQLLSLSEKYKERTEKLAQSYQILYDVEEIDIATAPKDLVWNDGKINLYRYKRKTKATVKTPLLISYALVNKQDMMDLQPDRSVIRKFLDLGLDVYIIDWGYVTRADRYTSMDDYINGYIGGCVDYIRKEHKIDKVNLLGVCQGGTFSTIYSSINPDKIKNLVVMVAPIDFSNKEGLLFQWSTYMDVDKMIENNGGIMPGEMLNIGFDMLKPMSKFRKYTSVVDMMDDEAKLMNFLRMEKWVANSPDQAGECFKQFIKDLYQGNKLIKGELVVGKHKVDLKNLTMPVLNIYAEADHLVPPPCSIPLEKHIGSKDVQTYKFPGGHIGVFVGARSQNELSPTIVNWLKDRD from the coding sequence ATGTTACCAGAACAATTGCTTTCACTTTCAGAAAAATATAAAGAAAGAACAGAAAAATTGGCTCAAAGCTATCAAATTTTATATGATGTAGAAGAAATAGATATTGCCACAGCCCCCAAAGATTTGGTTTGGAATGATGGTAAAATCAACTTATATCGTTACAAACGTAAAACGAAAGCTACTGTTAAAACACCTTTGCTTATTTCGTATGCTCTTGTAAATAAGCAGGATATGATGGATTTGCAACCTGATAGAAGTGTTATCCGTAAATTTTTAGATTTGGGATTGGATGTTTATATCATTGATTGGGGCTATGTAACAAGAGCAGATAGATATACTTCTATGGATGATTACATCAATGGTTATATTGGTGGCTGTGTAGATTATATCCGAAAAGAACACAAAATAGACAAAGTAAATTTATTAGGTGTTTGTCAAGGTGGAACGTTTAGCACAATTTATTCATCTATTAATCCTGATAAAATTAAGAATTTGGTGGTGATGGTTGCACCAATAGACTTTTCCAATAAAGAAGGCTTACTTTTTCAGTGGTCAACTTATATGGATGTAGATAAAATGATTGAAAACAATGGAGGTATCATGCCTGGCGAAATGCTTAACATTGGTTTTGATATGCTTAAACCCATGAGTAAATTCAGAAAATATACTTCTGTAGTGGATATGATGGATGATGAAGCGAAACTCATGAATTTCTTGAGAATGGAGAAATGGGTTGCTAATAGCCCTGATCAAGCTGGTGAGTGTTTTAAGCAGTTTATCAAAGATTTATATCAAGGTAACAAACTTATCAAAGGGGAATTGGTAGTTGGAAAACATAAAGTAGATTTGAAAAACCTAACCATGCCAGTTCTCAATATTTATGCAGAAGCAGATCATTTAGTCCCTCCTCCTTGTTCAATTCCTTTAGAAAAACATATAGGCTCTAAAGATGTACAAACTTATAAATTCCCTGGCGGGCATATAGGAGTGTTTGTGGGTGCACGTTCGCAAAACGAACTGAGCCCAACGATTGTAAATTGGCTTAAAGATAGAGATTAA
- a CDS encoding MFS transporter has product MIELSPEELELEKQEILKRYRKLLRLAKPFLKDNDAKLIKKAFSLSAEAHKDMRRKSGEPYIYHPLAVAQICVEEIGLGTTSIVAALLHDVVEDTHIELSYIEKEFGHKVAQIIDGLTKIAGVTDQTSSMQAENFKKVLLTLSEDVRVILIKIADRLHNMRTLEDMPRNKQLKISSETSYIYAPLAHRLGLYTIKSELEDLYLKYTEREVYDEIARKLQSTKAARDKFIKDFISPIEKSLTQEKFEFVIKGRPKSIHSIYNKMKKQQIPFEKIYDLFAIRIILDEIKYDDEKSACWKVYSIITDYYRPSPERLRDWISNSRANGYESLHTTVMSTTGQWVEVQIRTRRMDDIAEKGYAAHWKYKETGANKGTSHESGLEIWMNKVRDMLENNNTSAIEFLDEFRSNLFNDEVFIFTPKGDLKVLPLGSTALDFAFEIHSEVGQKCIGAKVNNKLVPISYKLQNGDQIEILTSSKQTPSEDWLRLVATSKAKAKIRESLRDEKRQFIRKGKEVVDKKMQQYSIEVNDNVYNDIRALFNDKSVADMFYRFGKGYIQPTELKQYKEIVAKRRSSSRENIKDVKGFEKVVQKIHSPENKDVLLIGEDMDKIDYKLASCCNPIPGDDVFGFVTVTEGIKIHRTNCPNATELMSHYGHRILKAQWASKMEESYIVGLRITGTDRVGIINDVTRIISNELKVNMRSLAFDTIENVFEGNCTVLVHDTKHLNMLIEQLQGIQGVEQVVRYDS; this is encoded by the coding sequence ATGATAGAATTGAGTCCTGAAGAATTAGAATTAGAAAAACAAGAGATTTTAAAAAGATACCGTAAATTATTACGTTTGGCGAAGCCTTTTCTGAAAGATAATGATGCTAAACTTATCAAAAAAGCATTCAGCCTTTCGGCAGAAGCTCATAAAGATATGCGTAGAAAATCGGGTGAACCTTATATTTATCATCCGTTGGCAGTAGCTCAAATTTGTGTAGAAGAAATAGGTTTGGGAACGACTTCCATTGTTGCTGCCTTATTGCATGATGTGGTAGAAGATACACATATTGAGTTAAGTTATATCGAAAAAGAGTTTGGGCATAAAGTGGCTCAAATTATAGACGGATTAACTAAAATTGCAGGTGTTACTGACCAAACCTCTTCTATGCAAGCAGAAAACTTTAAAAAAGTTTTACTGACACTCTCCGAAGATGTACGAGTGATACTCATTAAGATAGCTGATAGACTCCATAATATGCGTACGTTGGAGGATATGCCTCGCAATAAACAACTCAAAATTTCCTCTGAAACGAGCTATATTTATGCTCCTTTGGCTCACCGTTTAGGACTTTATACCATCAAATCAGAATTAGAGGATTTATATTTAAAATATACAGAAAGAGAAGTTTATGATGAAATAGCCAGAAAACTTCAGTCTACAAAAGCTGCCAGAGATAAATTCATCAAAGATTTTATTTCTCCTATAGAAAAATCACTTACACAAGAAAAGTTTGAGTTTGTTATCAAAGGAAGACCAAAATCTATTCATTCTATTTATAATAAAATGAAAAAGCAACAAATCCCCTTTGAGAAAATCTATGATTTGTTTGCTATCAGAATTATTTTGGATGAAATCAAATATGATGATGAAAAATCAGCTTGTTGGAAGGTTTATTCCATTATTACAGATTATTATCGTCCAAGCCCTGAACGTTTGAGAGACTGGATTAGCAATTCAAGAGCAAACGGCTACGAATCGTTGCATACAACCGTCATGAGTACTACAGGGCAGTGGGTAGAAGTACAAATACGTACTCGTAGAATGGATGATATTGCTGAAAAAGGCTATGCTGCTCATTGGAAATACAAAGAAACTGGAGCAAATAAAGGTACATCTCACGAAAGTGGACTCGAAATTTGGATGAACAAAGTTCGGGATATGCTAGAAAATAATAATACTTCAGCAATCGAGTTTTTAGATGAATTCAGAAGTAATTTATTTAATGATGAGGTATTTATTTTTACCCCTAAAGGAGATTTAAAAGTACTTCCTTTGGGTTCTACGGCTCTTGACTTTGCTTTTGAGATTCATTCGGAAGTAGGACAAAAATGTATTGGAGCAAAAGTAAATAACAAACTCGTCCCTATTAGTTATAAACTACAAAATGGCGACCAGATTGAAATCTTGACCTCTTCTAAACAAACACCTAGCGAAGATTGGCTTCGTTTGGTGGCTACCTCCAAAGCCAAAGCCAAAATTAGAGAATCTTTAAGAGATGAAAAAAGGCAGTTTATCAGAAAAGGAAAAGAAGTTGTTGATAAGAAAATGCAACAATACAGTATAGAAGTCAATGATAATGTATATAATGATATTCGAGCCCTTTTTAATGACAAATCGGTGGCTGATATGTTCTATCGTTTTGGGAAAGGTTATATACAGCCTACTGAACTCAAACAATACAAAGAAATTGTTGCAAAACGTAGAAGTAGCTCCAGAGAAAATATCAAAGATGTAAAAGGTTTTGAAAAAGTAGTACAAAAAATCCATAGCCCCGAAAATAAAGATGTACTCTTGATTGGTGAGGATATGGATAAAATAGACTATAAATTGGCTTCTTGTTGTAATCCTATCCCTGGTGATGATGTTTTTGGATTTGTAACAGTTACAGAAGGCATTAAAATACATAGAACCAATTGCCCCAATGCCACAGAACTCATGTCGCATTATGGACATAGAATCCTCAAGGCTCAATGGGCTTCAAAAATGGAGGAATCTTATATTGTGGGCTTACGCATTACAGGTACTGATAGAGTAGGGATTATCAATGATGTAACCCGTATTATTTCTAATGAACTCAAAGTAAATATGCGTTCATTGGCTTTTGATACTATTGAAAATGTATTTGAAGGAAATTGTACAGTGTTAGTTCATGATACAAAACACCTCAATATGCTCATTGAGCAATTGCAAGGCATACAAGGTGTTGAACAAGTTGTTCGATATGATTCTTAA
- a CDS encoding sulfate adenylyltransferase, with amino-acid sequence MNTLKFITAGNVDDGKSTLIGRLLYDSNSIHTDQLGILQKQTKASQSGEIDLSLITDGLRAEREQGITIDVAYKYFSTDKRKFIIADAPGHEQYTRNMITGASNADLIILLVDARKGITEQTKRHASIGSLMGIRKAVVAINKMDLVNFSENVFEDIKQDFEEKRTELNYDEIIYIPVSALQGDNIVEKSENTPWYTGEAILPYLEKVEISANTQSLARFQVQWVIRPKDDAYHDYRGYAGLVLSGSYQVGDKVKILPAGIESEIIKIERHQKEVEKAQAGENIVLHLKDNIDISRGDSIVKVSEAPQEANQLKTWLCWFDNTPLNLAKTYLLQHRFKTVRVKIQSIEQKWNINEWQFSSTDEVRLNDITQVNIKTNQNLFFDAFKEIPQNGSAILIDETTFNTVGACMFL; translated from the coding sequence ATGAATACACTCAAATTTATAACAGCAGGGAATGTAGATGATGGAAAAAGCACACTCATTGGGCGTTTACTTTACGATTCAAATAGCATTCATACAGATCAACTAGGTATTTTACAAAAACAAACCAAGGCTTCTCAAAGTGGCGAAATAGATTTATCTTTAATTACAGATGGATTGAGAGCTGAAAGAGAACAAGGCATCACGATTGATGTAGCTTATAAATATTTTTCTACGGATAAACGTAAATTTATTATTGCTGATGCTCCAGGACATGAGCAGTACACTCGCAACATGATTACTGGTGCTTCCAATGCCGATTTAATTATTTTGCTTGTAGATGCTCGTAAAGGCATTACAGAACAAACCAAACGCCATGCAAGCATTGGCTCACTTATGGGTATCAGAAAAGCTGTAGTAGCCATCAATAAAATGGATTTGGTGAATTTTTCTGAAAATGTGTTTGAGGATATCAAGCAGGATTTTGAAGAAAAAAGAACAGAACTCAATTATGATGAAATCATTTACATTCCTGTAAGTGCTTTACAGGGTGATAATATCGTTGAAAAATCAGAAAATACACCTTGGTACACAGGAGAAGCAATATTACCTTATCTAGAAAAAGTAGAAATTTCAGCGAACACACAATCTTTAGCCAGATTTCAGGTACAATGGGTAATACGTCCCAAAGATGATGCCTACCATGACTACAGAGGCTATGCAGGATTGGTATTGAGTGGCTCTTATCAAGTAGGTGACAAAGTAAAAATACTACCCGCAGGCATTGAAAGTGAAATCATAAAAATAGAACGTCATCAAAAAGAAGTAGAAAAAGCTCAGGCAGGCGAGAATATTGTATTACATCTTAAAGATAATATTGATATCAGCAGAGGTGATAGTATTGTGAAAGTCTCTGAAGCTCCACAAGAAGCCAACCAGCTCAAAACATGGCTTTGCTGGTTTGATAACACACCTCTCAATCTGGCTAAAACCTATCTCTTACAACATCGTTTCAAAACTGTACGGGTAAAAATACAATCCATTGAGCAAAAATGGAATATCAATGAATGGCAATTTAGTTCTACTGACGAAGTACGCCTCAATGATATTACTCAGGTGAATATTAAAACTAATCAGAATTTATTTTTTGATGCATTCAAAGAAATTCCCCAAAACGGTAGTGCTATTTTAATTGATGAAACCACATTCAATACTGTAGGGGCTTGTATGTTTTTATGA